CCTCTGCATGGAGGGGCCGCAGTTCTCGACGCGGGCGGAGTCCGAGATGTATCGCAGCTGGGGCGCGACCGTGATCGGCATGACCAATCTGCAGGAGGCAAAGCTCGCCCGCGAAGCCGAGCTGTGCTTCGCCACCATGGCGCTGGTGACCGATTATGACTGCTGGAACCCCCACCACGACGATGTGACGATCGAGGATGTCCTGCGTGTACTGAACGCCAACGTCGCCCTGGCCCGCGCGGTGGTGGCGGACACCGTGCCCCGCCTGCCGGCGGCCAGGACCTGCGCCTGCGGCAGCGCGCTCAAGAACGCCATCATCACCGATCCTGCCCGCATTCCGGCGCAAGTGCGGGAGGACCTACGGCTCATTATCGGCAAGTACGTTGGAGCGTGAAGTGTGGCCCTGTTAGCGGAGATGAGTGCATGAGTATCGTCGTTGTTGGCTCGGTGTTTTTCGACACCGTCGAGACCCCCCACGGCAAGGTGGAAGAGGTCATCGGCGGTGCGGCCACCTATTTCGCCGTCGCCGCCAGCTTCTTCACCTCGGTGAAGATGGTGGCGACGGCGGGCGAAGATTTTCCGCCGCACGAGCTCGACTTCCTGCGCGCGCGCGGGGTCGATCTCAGCGGCTTGACGCTGCAGCCCGGGCGCACCGGGCGCTGGGTCGGGCGCTACCACGAGGACATGAACGTGCGCGACACGCTCGACTTGCAGCTCAACGTGTTCGCCGACTTCAAGCCGGTGCTGCCGGCGAGCTATCGCGACGCCCAGTACGTGTTCCTGGCCAACATCGATCCGCGGCTGCAGAGCAGCGTGCTCGATCAGCTCGCGGCCCCGGGGCTGGTGGGCTGCGACACCATGAACCACTGGATCGCCAGTGCGCGCCCCGCGGTCGAGCAACTGCTCGGCCGCGTCGATGTCCTCACCGTCAACGACGAGGAGGCGCGGCTGCTCAGCGGCGAGCGCAATTTGGTGCGTGCCGCCCGCCATATTCTCCAGATGGGCCCGAAGAGCGTGCTGATCAAGCGCGGCGAGTACGGCGTGATCCGCTTCGCGCCCGACTCGGTGTTTGCGATTCCGGCCTTTCCGCTCGAAGAGGTCTTCGACCCGACCGGGGCCGGCGATACCTTCGCCGGCGGCTTCATGGGCGAGCTCGCGCGTTCGGGTGACACCTCGGAAACCGGCTTGCGCCGCGCCATCGTTTACGGCAGCGTGCTGGCGTCGTTCTGTGTCGAGGACTTCAGCCTCGAGCGCCTGCGCACGCTGACGCACGAGGAGATAGAGCGACGTTACCGGCAGTTTGTCGCGCTGACGGACCTCGGGTGAAGAGGGCGTCTGACCGGCGCTAGGCGATGGCGGTGGCCATGATGCAGCTGTCGATCGTCATCCCGGTCTTCAACGAGGTCGAGAGCCTGGCGGCGGTACACGCCGAGCTGAGCGCGGTACTCGACCGGCTGGGCCGGTCGGCCGAAATCATCTACGTCGACGACGGCAGCACTGATGGCAGCTTCGCGGCATTGCGCGACTTGCATGCCGGCGATGCGCGCGTCGGCGTGCTCCAGCTCAGTCGCAACTTCGGACAAACGGCGGCGCTCGCCGCCGGATTGGCGCGGGCGCGCGGCGAAGTCGTGGTGATGATGGACGCGGACGGACAGAACGATCCGGCGGCGAT
The sequence above is drawn from the Deltaproteobacteria bacterium genome and encodes:
- a CDS encoding bifunctional hydroxymethylpyrimidine kinase/phosphomethylpyrimidine kinase — encoded protein: MSIVVVGSVFFDTVETPHGKVEEVIGGAATYFAVAASFFTSVKMVATAGEDFPPHELDFLRARGVDLSGLTLQPGRTGRWVGRYHEDMNVRDTLDLQLNVFADFKPVLPASYRDAQYVFLANIDPRLQSSVLDQLAAPGLVGCDTMNHWIASARPAVEQLLGRVDVLTVNDEEARLLSGERNLVRAARHILQMGPKSVLIKRGEYGVIRFAPDSVFAIPAFPLEEVFDPTGAGDTFAGGFMGELARSGDTSETGLRRAIVYGSVLASFCVEDFSLERLRTLTHEEIERRYRQFVALTDLG